The following coding sequences lie in one Alicyclobacillus curvatus genomic window:
- the arsD gene encoding arsenite efflux transporter metallochaperone ArsD translates to MKIDFFDPEMCCSTGVCGTSPDPELIRVGAMVEKLKTEGHTVARHMLSRDSAAFTSNKQVYETMLKQGMKVLPIVTVDGEIRALGRYPQMDELFAVKES, encoded by the coding sequence ATGAAAATCGACTTTTTTGACCCCGAAATGTGCTGCTCTACAGGAGTTTGCGGAACCTCCCCGGACCCGGAGTTGATTCGCGTCGGGGCGATGGTGGAGAAGCTAAAGACGGAAGGACACACAGTCGCTCGTCATATGCTCAGCCGTGACTCGGCGGCTTTCACTTCGAACAAACAAGTGTACGAAACCATGCTCAAACAAGGAATGAAAGTGTTGCCGATTGTCACGGTTGACGGGGAAATTCGGGCCCTTGGGCGGTACCCGCAAATGGATGAATTGTTTGCCGTAAAGGAGTCTTAA
- a CDS encoding ArsA family ATPase, with product MPFNYEKLPADLLLPQVGLRRRIFFAGKGGVGKTTLASTAAMFAADQGYKTLLVSTDPAAHIGNVFGETVTSVPRRISDSNLWLVRIDPKVAFDAYRHQVLDSLGQQFEDAETVERVSEELNSPCTEEVAVFQEFLDYVLGEEFDVTVFDTAPTGHTIRLLQLSWDYEAELEHKDAFTAETGTLDDAQLARMNAAIRTLQDEKETGMLFVTLPESTPIAEMERAIVDLERTHIHTQGIIVNQVLPEEVVTSRLFGKRLELQMTHINHLKERNTNRTIAVATLQDDEIIGAELLKWFAQEVIEKPKEALR from the coding sequence ATGCCATTCAACTATGAGAAGTTACCTGCCGATTTGTTGCTTCCTCAAGTGGGGTTGCGCCGGAGGATTTTCTTCGCCGGAAAAGGAGGTGTCGGAAAAACGACGCTTGCTTCCACGGCGGCCATGTTTGCAGCGGACCAGGGCTATAAGACGTTGCTTGTCAGCACGGACCCTGCGGCTCATATCGGCAATGTGTTTGGCGAAACCGTGACTTCGGTACCGCGTCGAATTTCCGATTCAAATTTATGGCTGGTGCGAATTGACCCAAAGGTGGCGTTTGACGCCTATCGCCATCAAGTCCTGGACTCTCTGGGACAACAGTTTGAAGATGCAGAGACCGTCGAACGAGTGAGCGAGGAACTGAATTCTCCGTGCACGGAAGAGGTCGCCGTCTTTCAAGAGTTCCTCGATTACGTGCTCGGCGAGGAGTTTGACGTGACTGTGTTTGATACCGCCCCGACCGGGCACACCATTCGTTTGCTGCAACTGTCGTGGGATTATGAGGCGGAGTTAGAGCATAAGGATGCGTTTACTGCTGAAACGGGCACATTAGACGATGCGCAATTGGCACGTATGAATGCCGCCATCCGGACGCTGCAAGATGAAAAAGAAACCGGCATGTTGTTCGTCACTCTACCCGAGTCGACGCCGATTGCGGAAATGGAACGGGCGATTGTGGATTTAGAACGAACCCACATTCATACCCAGGGCATTATTGTCAATCAAGTACTGCCCGAAGAAGTGGTGACGAGTCGACTCTTCGGAAAACGTTTGGAACTGCAGATGACGCATATCAACCATTTGAAGGAGCGAAATACGAATCGAACGATTGCGGTAGCCACACTTCAGGACGATGAAATAATAGGTGCAGAACTGTTGAAATGGTTTGCTCAAGAAGTGATCGAGAAACCCAAGGAGGCTCTACGATGA
- a CDS encoding ArsA family ATPase, translating into MTKYVFFSGKGGVGKTSLSSATAVMLAKRGARTLLVTTDPASNLGDVFGQEVGLDARAVEGVPNLFIQEINPDQALQSYKDRALVPLRELFPEEMVQAAAEKMSGPCTEEVATFDQFIACMHQPDYDWVVFDTAPTGHTLRLLELPSSWSLHIEESAQGSGQTCIGSVDALSASKEQYDKAVRALQDSDTTTFVFVTQPAQLPMEEMLRSANELQKLEILNQVAIMNGVIPEDERTHPYSSRRWQKQEPHIQNLTSRFTGPIGYMPLYADEVKGIVMLEQVGRDLQHAIQL; encoded by the coding sequence ATGACCAAGTACGTGTTTTTTTCCGGGAAAGGCGGGGTCGGCAAGACCTCCCTTTCCTCCGCAACCGCTGTGATGTTGGCCAAGCGGGGTGCAAGGACATTGCTCGTCACCACAGACCCAGCCTCGAACTTGGGGGATGTGTTTGGACAGGAAGTAGGTCTTGATGCCCGGGCGGTTGAAGGAGTTCCAAACTTATTTATACAGGAGATTAATCCGGATCAAGCCTTGCAGTCGTATAAAGATAGAGCGTTGGTACCGCTTCGGGAGTTGTTTCCGGAGGAGATGGTGCAGGCCGCAGCAGAAAAGATGAGTGGGCCTTGTACCGAGGAAGTCGCCACCTTCGACCAGTTCATTGCGTGCATGCATCAGCCGGACTATGACTGGGTTGTGTTTGACACCGCTCCCACCGGTCATACGCTGCGGTTGCTGGAATTGCCGAGTAGTTGGAGCCTGCACATCGAGGAAAGCGCGCAAGGCAGTGGACAAACTTGCATCGGCAGTGTGGATGCGTTATCGGCTTCTAAGGAACAATATGACAAGGCCGTTCGTGCTCTTCAGGACTCGGATACTACTACGTTTGTCTTTGTCACCCAACCCGCTCAACTGCCGATGGAGGAAATGTTGCGTTCGGCTAATGAACTGCAAAAACTTGAGATTCTGAATCAGGTCGCAATTATGAACGGGGTCATCCCGGAAGACGAACGGACTCATCCGTATTCCAGTCGCAGGTGGCAGAAACAAGAACCGCATATTCAAAACCTGACTTCGAGATTTACGGGGCCGATTGGCTACATGCCGCTTTATGCAGATGAGGTGAAAGGGATTGTGATGTTGGAGCAGGTCGGGAGGGATTTGCAACATGCCATTCAACTATGA
- a CDS encoding carboxymuconolactone decarboxylase family protein → MNELTKELIQVGAAVAVGCTSCLEYHVPKARKLGATDEDLQEVLALVRPVKLTAAMKVDELAEDMFSSKKKELNVVAEGSSCGCEPGSCCS, encoded by the coding sequence GTGAATGAACTCACGAAAGAACTGATTCAGGTGGGTGCTGCCGTGGCCGTAGGATGTACTTCTTGCTTGGAATACCACGTACCCAAGGCCAGGAAGCTCGGTGCAACGGATGAGGATTTGCAGGAAGTCCTTGCTCTGGTTCGTCCGGTCAAGCTTACCGCGGCGATGAAGGTGGACGAACTTGCAGAGGACATGTTCAGTTCCAAGAAAAAGGAATTGAACGTTGTAGCGGAAGGTTCCTCATGCGGCTGTGAACCCGGAAGCTGTTGCTCCTAA